A single Nostoc sp. PCC 7107 DNA region contains:
- a CDS encoding DUF4350 domain-containing protein, whose protein sequence is MKKSNRIAWIGAIALGVIILLSLFAAPNNKIYTGSTYSRAADGYGAWYAYMQQQGITIQRWQKPLENFKPEKAPVTMLRVSSSPRGAYLLFDEQEWLDKGNNLVILGVKTPATEAKFHSLQKSNFGDIKIATKRRNIKVEKPSISLGDRFGAIVWEEKTEKGKVIFSNTPYLAANAYQDNLSNFQYLASLVNQKGNKLFVDEYIHGYKDADVKQSQGDGDLFSYFAKTPLFPALVQVGVLLLVLIWAKNQRFGKPIALEAPVIDNSQAYIQALAGVLEKAESSDFVVEMVGKEEQRQLQKALGLGTTLLEHQTLLQVWQEKTGTNPAELDTVLKLSTRKQRISERELLSWLAKWRTLKEIPK, encoded by the coding sequence ATGAAAAAATCAAACCGCATTGCTTGGATAGGAGCGATCGCACTTGGTGTAATAATTTTACTTAGTTTATTCGCTGCTCCTAATAATAAAATTTACACTGGTTCTACTTATAGTCGGGCTGCTGATGGCTATGGTGCTTGGTATGCTTATATGCAGCAACAAGGTATAACTATTCAGCGTTGGCAAAAGCCTCTAGAAAATTTTAAACCTGAAAAAGCTCCTGTCACCATGTTAAGGGTGAGTAGTTCACCTAGGGGAGCTTATTTATTATTTGACGAACAGGAATGGTTAGATAAAGGCAATAATTTAGTAATTTTAGGTGTCAAAACACCTGCAACAGAAGCTAAATTTCACTCTCTGCAAAAATCAAATTTTGGTGATATTAAAATTGCCACAAAAAGACGTAATATCAAAGTAGAAAAACCAAGCATTTCTTTAGGCGATCGCTTTGGTGCTATTGTTTGGGAAGAAAAAACCGAAAAAGGCAAAGTAATTTTTTCTAATACCCCCTATTTAGCGGCTAATGCCTATCAAGATAATTTAAGCAACTTTCAATATCTTGCCAGCTTAGTCAATCAAAAAGGCAACAAATTATTTGTAGATGAATATATTCACGGTTATAAAGATGCTGATGTCAAGCAGAGTCAAGGAGACGGCGACTTATTCAGCTATTTTGCCAAAACACCGCTGTTTCCTGCACTAGTTCAAGTAGGAGTTTTACTATTAGTTTTAATTTGGGCAAAAAATCAACGCTTTGGTAAACCCATAGCCTTAGAAGCTCCAGTTATAGACAATAGCCAAGCATATATCCAAGCACTAGCGGGAGTTTTAGAAAAAGCCGAATCTAGCGATTTTGTAGTAGAAATGGTGGGTAAAGAAGAACAACGACAACTCCAAAAAGCTTTAGGATTAGGCACAACATTACTAGAACACCAAACACTATTGCAAGTTTGGCAAGAAAAAACAGGTACAAATCCAGCCGAACTGGACACAGTATTAAAATTATCTACCCGAAAACAGCGCATAAGTGAACGAGAACTGTTAAGCTGGTTGGCAAAATGGCGAACTCTCAAGGAAATACCCAAGTAA
- a CDS encoding MoxR family ATPase has product MSQNHSVFIDLDQNLNQIIVGQSSLIKQLLVALLAGGHVILEGVPGTGKTLLVKVLAQLIQGDFRRIQLTPDVLPSDITGTNIFDLNSRNFTLKKGPVFTEVLLADEINRTPPKTQAALLEAMEEMQVTLDGESLPLPDLFWVIATQNPLEFEGTYPLPEAQLDRFLFKLLVDYPDQAAEKQMLLNRQAGFAARRIDISSLKPVATVAEILEARKEVKQVQVSEKIIDYLLALVRASRQFPDLALGASPRAAGAWLQTSQAAAWLAGRDFVTPDDVKAVASPLLRHRLLLKAEAMLDGLQIDAIIASVINQVQVPR; this is encoded by the coding sequence ATGAGCCAAAATCATTCTGTATTTATTGACCTTGACCAAAACCTTAATCAAATCATTGTCGGACAATCTAGCCTTATCAAACAATTGCTAGTAGCCTTATTAGCAGGTGGACATGTGATTTTGGAAGGTGTACCAGGAACAGGTAAAACACTTTTAGTCAAAGTATTAGCACAGCTAATTCAAGGAGACTTTCGCCGCATTCAACTTACACCAGATGTTTTACCTTCTGATATTACAGGGACGAATATTTTTGATTTAAATAGTCGCAATTTCACCTTAAAGAAAGGGCCAGTTTTTACAGAAGTGTTACTAGCAGATGAAATTAACCGCACTCCCCCCAAAACACAAGCGGCGCTGTTAGAAGCAATGGAAGAAATGCAAGTCACTTTGGATGGTGAAAGTTTACCTTTACCGGATTTATTTTGGGTAATTGCAACACAAAACCCCTTGGAATTTGAAGGGACTTATCCTTTACCAGAAGCGCAATTAGATAGGTTCTTATTCAAACTATTAGTAGATTATCCCGATCAAGCCGCAGAAAAGCAAATGTTACTTAATCGTCAAGCCGGTTTTGCAGCGCGACGGATAGATATTAGTAGTTTAAAACCTGTCGCCACTGTAGCCGAAATTTTAGAAGCACGAAAAGAAGTTAAACAAGTGCAAGTATCTGAAAAGATTATCGATTATCTCTTAGCTTTAGTGAGAGCTTCGCGTCAATTTCCTGATTTAGCTTTGGGTGCGTCACCCCGTGCTGCTGGTGCTTGGTTGCAAACATCGCAAGCTGCTGCATGGTTAGCTGGAAGGGATTTTGTCACACCAGATGATGTTAAAGCTGTGGCTTCACCTTTGTTACGTCATCGCTTACTACTTAAAGCAGAAGCTATGCTAGATGGTTTACAAATTGATGCGATTATTGCGTCAGTAATCAATCAAGTTCAAGTACCAAGATGA
- a CDS encoding DUF2281 domain-containing protein, protein MTIKEQINQEIEKLPEPLLQEILDFIQFLQSKHQPENISANNQVSQPLTAEHNFTNSTAEDLLEFVGSWEGSDIRECLQLVHESRMQIEF, encoded by the coding sequence ATGACAATTAAAGAACAGATTAACCAAGAAATAGAAAAATTACCTGAACCTTTATTACAGGAAATTTTAGATTTTATTCAGTTTTTGCAATCCAAACACCAGCCAGAAAATATATCAGCAAATAACCAAGTTTCTCAACCACTTACGGCAGAACATAATTTTACTAATTCTACTGCTGAAGATTTATTAGAATTTGTCGGGAGTTGGGAAGGTTCAGATATCAGAGAATGTCTGCAACTAGTTCATGAAAGCCGGATGCAAATTGAATTTTAA
- a CDS encoding type II toxin-antitoxin system VapC family toxin, whose protein sequence is MYLLDTNHCSFLMEGVLSVANHLRSLGQIQLSTSVIVAGELCVMAQNSQQKAANLIKINAFLQRINLYGIDKETTEIYGEFKSDLIKHFGPKEKLNVAQLN, encoded by the coding sequence ATGTATCTTCTTGATACCAATCATTGCTCCTTTTTGATGGAGGGTGTACTTAGTGTTGCTAACCACCTGCGATCGCTCGGTCAAATACAACTGTCTACTAGCGTCATTGTGGCAGGAGAGTTATGCGTTATGGCACAAAATTCGCAACAGAAAGCCGCTAACTTAATCAAAATAAATGCGTTTTTACAGCGAATTAACTTATATGGAATCGATAAAGAAACTACAGAAATTTATGGTGAATTTAAATCTGACCTAATCAAGCATTTTGGCCCCAAAGAAAAATTAAACGTAGCACAACTCAATTAA
- a CDS encoding PIN domain-containing protein: MIGISENDLWIAATALRHSLIIVSCDSDFERMQQVREIAWESWV; encoded by the coding sequence ATGATCGGGATTAGTGAAAATGACCTCTGGATAGCTGCGACAGCTTTACGCCATTCATTGATAATTGTTTCATGCGATAGTGACTTTGAGCGAATGCAACAAGTAAGAGAAATTGCTTGGGAAAGTTGGGTTTAG
- a CDS encoding DUF58 domain-containing protein: MIPSQRLYLFLISGVAIAPILSLFLTIPVSIAITLLFDVIILLLMIVDGLRVRPLRVQIKRELPQRLSIGRDNPVMLTVTAAKTDAIIQIRDYYPPEFGVSTPTLTATIPANTTQELTYTVHPRQRGEFPWGNIQVRQLGSWGLAWHNWQIPQSVSVKVYPDLIGLRSLSIRLTLQSSGSIRQSRRMGIGTEFAELRNYHTGDDLRFIDWKATARRNTGNTPPLVRVLEPEQEQTLMILLDRGRLMTAQVQGLQRFDWGLNATLSLALAALHRGDRVGVGVFDRQMHTWVSPERGQSHLGKLIDYLTPIQPVLLESDYLGAVTNVVQRQTRRALVVLITDLVDVTASTELLAALSRLAPRYLPFCVTLRDSQVDHLAHTFTQEVTAAYSRAVALDLLAQRQVAFAQLKQKGVLVLDAPANQITDQLVERYLQLKARNQL, translated from the coding sequence ATGATTCCTTCTCAACGACTTTATTTATTCTTGATATCGGGAGTTGCGATCGCACCTATCCTCTCCCTATTCCTCACCATTCCCGTTAGTATCGCTATCACGTTATTATTTGATGTGATTATTCTGCTATTGATGATTGTAGATGGATTGCGAGTCCGTCCTTTGCGAGTGCAAATAAAGCGCGAATTACCACAACGCTTATCGATTGGGCGAGATAATCCGGTCATGTTGACGGTAACAGCAGCAAAAACTGACGCAATTATTCAAATTCGTGATTACTATCCCCCAGAATTTGGCGTATCTACCCCGACACTCACCGCCACTATTCCCGCTAACACTACCCAAGAATTAACTTACACTGTCCACCCTAGACAACGCGGCGAATTTCCTTGGGGAAATATTCAAGTGCGACAGTTGGGAAGTTGGGGGTTAGCTTGGCATAATTGGCAAATACCGCAAAGTGTTTCAGTCAAAGTTTATCCTGATTTGATTGGGTTGCGATCGCTCTCCATCCGCCTCACCCTACAATCATCAGGTTCTATCCGCCAATCTCGCCGGATGGGTATCGGTACAGAATTTGCAGAACTGCGAAACTACCACACTGGTGATGATTTACGCTTTATTGATTGGAAAGCCACCGCCCGGAGAAATACTGGTAATACACCGCCTTTGGTGAGGGTTTTGGAACCAGAACAAGAACAAACCTTGATGATTTTATTAGATCGCGGTCGATTGATGACAGCACAAGTCCAGGGCTTACAGCGATTTGATTGGGGTTTGAATGCTACTTTATCATTAGCATTAGCCGCATTACATCGGGGCGATCGCGTCGGGGTGGGTGTATTTGACCGTCAAATGCACACATGGGTTTCTCCAGAACGCGGTCAATCCCATCTCGGTAAGCTAATTGATTATCTCACCCCCATTCAACCAGTTTTACTCGAATCTGATTATTTAGGGGCTGTGACCAATGTAGTACAAAGGCAAACTCGCCGCGCCTTAGTGGTACTAATCACCGATTTAGTTGATGTCACCGCCTCTACGGAATTATTAGCCGCACTTTCCCGGTTAGCACCCCGTTATTTACCATTCTGTGTCACCCTGCGAGATTCCCAAGTTGATCATCTAGCGCATACATTTACTCAAGAAGTTACAGCCGCTTACAGTCGTGCTGTTGCTTTAGATTTATTAGCACAACGCCAAGTAGCCTTTGCTCAATTAAAACAAAAAGGCGTCTTAGTACTCGATGCACCAGCAAATCAAATTACTGATCAGCTAGTGGAACGATATCTGCAACTTAAAGCGCGGAATCAGTTATGA
- a CDS encoding tetratricopeptide repeat protein, giving the protein MGSANNQGICWWFLAKFTRYSLTLLLSAVMLADAVAATPKNRGLQIGQQTTQQDTTRAAAERLFQEGRQFYQQGTAESLRQAIGKYQAALKLWQTLDEQSREAETLNHIGLVYDDLGETQEVLNYYNQALPILRAIKDRAGEATTLNNIGKVYLSLGEREEALKYFNQALLISRAVGDKKIAALTLNYLGVVYKSSGEPQEALKYYNQALPILRAVGDREQEASTLKNISLVYASLGEKQAAIKYLNQALSIGLAVEDRRIEARTLNDIGFVYASLGEPQAALKYFAQALPILRAVGEKRREATILHNIGGIHKALGEQEEALKYFNQALLIRRAVGDRKGEILTLSNMASLEYRRGNLQPAQTHIQAAIEIIEDLSAKITNAELRNAYSASVRGYYEFNNYLLMEMQKKHL; this is encoded by the coding sequence ATGGGGAGTGCAAATAATCAGGGAATTTGCTGGTGGTTTCTCGCAAAGTTTACCCGCTACAGTTTAACTTTATTGCTGAGTGCGGTAATGCTTGCTGATGCTGTGGCGGCGACACCGAAAAACCGAGGGTTGCAGATAGGACAGCAAACCACTCAACAAGATACCACTCGCGCTGCTGCGGAGCGCCTGTTTCAAGAGGGAAGGCAGTTTTATCAACAAGGGACAGCAGAATCACTCCGACAAGCAATTGGGAAATACCAAGCAGCTTTGAAGCTTTGGCAAACACTTGATGAGCAAAGCCGGGAAGCCGAAACCCTCAATCACATTGGCTTAGTCTACGACGACTTAGGAGAAACACAAGAAGTACTCAATTATTACAACCAAGCTTTACCTATACTCCGTGCAATAAAGGATAGAGCAGGGGAAGCCACCACCCTCAACAATATTGGCAAAGTCTACCTCTCATTAGGAGAAAGGGAAGAAGCACTCAAATACTTCAACCAAGCTTTACTTATTAGCCGTGCAGTGGGGGACAAAAAAATAGCAGCCCTTACTCTCAACTATCTTGGTGTTGTCTACAAATCATCAGGAGAACCGCAAGAAGCTCTCAAATACTATAACCAAGCTTTACCAATACTTCGTGCAGTCGGGGACAGGGAACAAGAAGCCAGCACCCTGAAAAATATTAGCTTAGTCTACGCCTCATTAGGAGAAAAGCAAGCAGCAATTAAATACCTCAACCAAGCTTTATCCATAGGCCTTGCAGTGGAAGACAGAAGAATTGAAGCCCGTACCCTCAATGATATTGGCTTTGTCTACGCCTCATTGGGAGAACCGCAAGCAGCCCTCAAATATTTCGCTCAAGCTTTACCCATACTCCGTGCAGTAGGCGAGAAAAGAAGGGAAGCCACTATCCTCCACAATATTGGCGGTATCCACAAGGCTCTAGGAGAACAGGAAGAAGCCCTCAAATACTTCAATCAAGCTCTACTTATACGCCGTGCAGTGGGGGACAGAAAAGGAGAAATCCTCACCCTCTCTAACATGGCTTCCCTAGAATACAGACGGGGTAATTTACAACCAGCCCAAACACATATTCAAGCAGCTATTGAAATAATTGAAGATTTAAGCGCCAAGATCACTAATGCAGAACTACGCAATGCTTACTCTGCATCAGTGAGAGGCTATTACGAGTTCAACAACTATCTGTTAATGGAAATGCAAAAAAAGCATTTATAA
- a CDS encoding DUF6174 domain-containing protein: MLNNINISWRQLRWPVVISAALLMPLSLNTPAISQSTVETAQRSAANNLQQLRFNRRLWNQQNIRNYRYTLSNSCFCVPEARGPVIITVKNGITTSITTTTGVPVSNPEFFERYKTIPKLFNVIADAIARRADNIDVQYKNQLGYPRQISIDYSFQQADEELYLTIENFQAL, from the coding sequence ATGCTAAACAATATAAATATTTCGTGGAGACAACTGCGCTGGCCTGTGGTGATTAGTGCAGCATTATTAATGCCTTTAAGTTTAAATACACCAGCAATATCCCAATCTACAGTAGAGACAGCACAAAGATCAGCAGCTAACAATTTACAACAATTAAGATTTAACCGCCGTTTGTGGAATCAGCAAAACATCCGCAATTATCGCTATACACTCAGCAATAGTTGTTTCTGTGTGCCGGAAGCCAGAGGGCCTGTAATAATTACTGTTAAAAATGGGATAACAACATCTATCACCACAACTACAGGTGTGCCAGTTAGTAACCCAGAATTTTTTGAAAGATATAAAACAATTCCCAAATTATTTAATGTGATTGCCGATGCGATCGCCCGTCGAGCAGATAATATTGATGTGCAGTACAAGAATCAGCTTGGTTATCCTCGGCAAATTAGCATCGACTACAGCTTCCAACAAGCTGACGAGGAATTGTACTTGACAATTGAGAATTTCCAAGCACTTTAA
- a CDS encoding dienelactone hydrolase family protein — MKEISRRQFIATATLTTGFVLAVQPVFAKVITTNTKGLTAGAVKIPVKDGEIPAYRAVPATGSNFPVVLVIQEIFGVHEHIQDICRRFAKLGYLAIAPELFVRQGDVSKLSNIDEIRQVVAKVPDAQVLSDLDATVNWAVKSAKGNTKRVGITGFCWGGRITWLYAAHNPQVKAGVAWYGRLVGNASELTPKHPVDIASTLKVPVLGLYGGKDTGIPLNTVEQMRDGLKSSSSKSQIIVYPDAPHAFFADYRPSYREQEAKEGWKKLQAWFKQHGV; from the coding sequence ATGAAAGAAATATCACGTCGCCAATTTATCGCCACAGCCACCCTGACTACAGGCTTTGTTTTAGCAGTACAGCCTGTATTTGCCAAAGTCATTACCACCAATACCAAGGGCTTAACGGCTGGAGCGGTGAAAATTCCGGTTAAAGATGGTGAAATCCCAGCTTATAGAGCCGTACCTGCGACTGGAAGCAATTTTCCCGTAGTTTTGGTGATTCAAGAAATTTTTGGTGTCCATGAGCATATTCAAGATATTTGTCGTCGCTTTGCCAAATTGGGGTATTTAGCGATCGCACCAGAATTATTTGTGCGTCAAGGTGATGTGTCAAAATTAAGTAACATAGACGAAATCCGTCAGGTAGTAGCGAAAGTCCCTGACGCACAGGTACTATCAGACCTAGATGCAACAGTCAACTGGGCAGTAAAATCTGCCAAGGGAAATACCAAGAGAGTTGGAATTACAGGCTTTTGTTGGGGTGGTCGGATAACATGGCTATATGCTGCACATAATCCCCAAGTCAAAGCAGGTGTAGCCTGGTATGGCAGACTTGTAGGTAATGCTAGTGAACTGACACCCAAACATCCCGTTGATATTGCTTCCACATTAAAAGTACCTGTCTTGGGACTATACGGCGGTAAAGATACAGGCATACCTCTAAATACAGTAGAACAAATGCGCGATGGACTCAAATCCAGTAGCAGCAAATCTCAAATTATCGTTTATCCAGATGCACCCCACGCCTTTTTTGCAGATTATCGCCCATCCTATCGTGAGCAAGAAGCTAAAGAAGGCTGGAAGAAACTTCAAGCATGGTTTAAGCAACATGGGGTTTAA
- a CDS encoding DUF1269 domain-containing protein, which yields MSELVVISFNDKYKADEMLLELLKLEQEHLADLEDAVVITKNAQSKIRVKPCHDLVKPGDLSNELWGGIISATFFHRFLTIKESVFESSFLTEVEAALTPNSSAIFILINYADPEKIIAEFYRFEGKLIRTTLSKEQIEDLKKNPQKI from the coding sequence ATGAGTGAGTTAGTGGTAATCAGCTTTAATGATAAATATAAAGCAGATGAAATGCTGCTAGAACTACTGAAACTAGAACAAGAGCATTTAGCTGATTTAGAAGATGCGGTTGTAATCACAAAAAATGCACAGAGTAAGATAAGGGTTAAACCCTGTCATGATTTAGTCAAACCTGGTGATCTGAGTAATGAACTTTGGGGTGGTATCATTAGCGCAACTTTTTTTCATCGCTTTCTTACCATTAAAGAAAGTGTATTTGAAAGTAGTTTCTTAACCGAAGTTGAAGCAGCTTTAACGCCTAATTCATCGGCTATATTTATTTTGATTAATTATGCTGATCCCGAAAAAATAATTGCCGAATTTTATAGATTTGAAGGCAAGTTAATTAGAACAACTCTATCTAAAGAGCAAATTGAGGATTTAAAGAAAAATCCTCAAAAAATCTAA
- a CDS encoding stage II sporulation protein M: MNIQRWIARREPNWQRLDTLLKQVEKKGLKSVRAQEIRELASLYRSVAADLARARTQQIGQTLIQSLQNLTTRGYTQIYQGSRRQEWRAAAEFYRWGLPSVVQQTFPYIALATGLFLLGALVAWWYAWQDPTFMSLVVPQHLISQVRDEHKLWMGSIVGIEPLASSSIMINNLSVSFGAVAGGISAGAYTTYLMVFNGLLIGAVGTLVGQNNLAYPFWAFVFPHGALELPAIFFAGGAGLLLARAILFPGKYRRGDALKFYGSQAAQLVFGIVPMLIIAGTIEGFFSPNPNVPDPIKYLVGLGLFVFLVLYCNRKRR, from the coding sequence ATGAACATTCAACGTTGGATTGCCCGCCGAGAACCAAATTGGCAGCGTTTAGATACCTTATTAAAGCAAGTAGAAAAAAAGGGGCTGAAATCAGTACGCGCCCAGGAAATTAGAGAATTAGCCAGTTTATATCGTTCCGTGGCGGCTGATTTAGCACGCGCCCGTACACAACAAATTGGTCAAACTTTAATTCAAAGTTTGCAAAATTTAACAACTCGTGGTTACACGCAGATTTACCAAGGTTCGCGCCGACAAGAATGGCGGGCGGCGGCGGAATTTTACCGTTGGGGTTTACCATCAGTTGTACAGCAAACATTCCCCTACATTGCTTTGGCTACAGGTTTGTTTTTGCTGGGGGCATTGGTGGCTTGGTGGTATGCTTGGCAAGACCCAACATTTATGTCCCTTGTAGTACCACAACACTTAATTTCTCAGGTACGAGATGAGCATAAATTATGGATGGGATCGATTGTGGGGATTGAACCTTTAGCATCCAGCAGCATCATGATTAATAATCTTTCCGTGTCTTTTGGTGCGGTTGCTGGTGGAATATCTGCGGGAGCATACACAACTTATTTAATGGTATTCAATGGTTTATTAATTGGTGCGGTTGGTACTTTAGTCGGTCAAAATAATTTGGCTTATCCTTTTTGGGCTTTTGTGTTTCCTCACGGTGCTTTGGAATTACCCGCTATTTTTTTTGCTGGTGGTGCAGGTTTATTGTTAGCCAGAGCAATTTTGTTTCCTGGTAAATATCGCCGTGGTGATGCGTTAAAGTTTTATGGTTCCCAAGCTGCACAATTAGTTTTTGGCATTGTGCCAATGTTGATAATTGCTGGTACGATTGAAGGATTTTTTTCGCCTAATCCAAATGTACCAGACCCTATTAAATATCTTGTGGGACTAGGATTATTTGTGTTTTTGGTGTTGTATTGTAACCGCAAACGTCGTTAA
- a CDS encoding RDD family protein produces the protein MQFFNRVKFRTPESVELEFTLAGIGSRAWALLIDYFVLAVILLVCIYTWISISGQLADILQDQDTVGSQVGLWLIAITFLLLFGIYVGYFVFFETIWQGQTPGKRFAKIRVVRDDGRPVGLAQATLRALLRPLDEFLFLGAFFIMFSRREKRLGDWAAGTIVIEAERAIASATFTISEQAKSLYTELLSIADLSQLLPDDFAIIREYLQRRGAMAAKSRVALASKLTQQVAAIINLAQLPEVPPDVFLEAIYLAYQHKEF, from the coding sequence ATGCAGTTTTTTAACCGCGTTAAATTCCGCACCCCCGAAAGTGTCGAACTAGAATTTACCCTCGCTGGAATAGGAAGCCGTGCTTGGGCTTTACTAATTGACTATTTCGTATTGGCTGTAATTTTATTAGTGTGTATCTATACCTGGATTTCTATATCTGGTCAGTTAGCAGATATTTTGCAGGATCAAGATACTGTTGGTTCGCAAGTCGGACTTTGGTTAATCGCCATTACTTTTTTACTTCTGTTCGGAATTTACGTTGGTTATTTTGTATTTTTTGAAACTATTTGGCAAGGACAAACCCCAGGAAAACGCTTTGCTAAAATTCGCGTTGTGCGAGATGATGGTAGACCTGTTGGGTTAGCCCAGGCAACTTTACGCGCCTTATTGCGCCCCTTAGACGAATTTTTATTTCTCGGCGCTTTTTTTATTATGTTTAGTCGCCGGGAAAAGCGGTTGGGTGATTGGGCCGCTGGTACAATTGTGATTGAGGCAGAAAGAGCGATCGCTTCAGCGACTTTCACAATTTCTGAACAAGCTAAGTCGCTTTATACAGAGTTACTCAGCATTGCCGATTTATCTCAACTACTACCAGATGACTTTGCCATAATTCGGGAATATTTGCAGCGACGCGGCGCAATGGCAGCTAAATCACGAGTTGCTCTTGCTTCTAAGTTAACTCAACAAGTTGCAGCTATTATTAATTTAGCGCAATTGCCAGAAGTTCCCCCTGATGTATTTCTAGAGGCTATTTACTTAGCTTATCAACACAAAGAATTTTAG